TCATCGCCTCGACGTCCTCGATCTCGTTGGCGACTCGGTAGGGGAGGGTGTCGCCGCTGTCGCCACGGCCCCGGCGGTCGTAGGTGTACACGGTGAACGCGGTGGCGAACACCTTCGCGTCGGCCACCACCGGGCGAAAGGTGCGGAAACAGGTGGCGCCGGTGATGTAGATCAGAGCGGGCCCGTCACCGCGGACGTCGTAGGCCACGTTCGTGCCGTCCTTCGACAGTGTGGTGCGCACGTGCCACGCCCTTTCCGGTGCTCCGTCGACGCCGCCCGGCGGCGGTCCGTGTCCTGTAGACGAGGAACAGACACGAGACTCATCGGTGCCGGCGGCATTTCGCGCCGCCGGCGAGCTCGGCGCGGCGATCAGGTTCCGGGCCGGTCGCGGTAGGTCTCCAGCAGCCGTAACCAGACCTCGCTGATGGTCGGGAACGCCGGCACCGCGTGCCAGAGCCGGTCGAGTGGCACTTCGCCGGTGATGGCGATGGTCGCCGAATGCAGTAGTTCGGCCACACCGGATCCGGCGAAGGTGGCGCCGACGATCGTCTGCCGTCGCGGGTCGATCAGGATGCGCGCTCGGCCCCGGTATTCGGGATCGTGCTGGATCGCACCCGCGACCCGGCCGATGTCGTAGTCGACCACATCCACCGCTCGGCCGGTGCGGGCCGCCTCGGCGGTGGTGAGGCCGACGGCCGCGACCTCCGGATCGGTGAACACGACCTGCGGGACCGCCTCGTGATCGGCGGTGGCGCTGTGCGGACTCCACCGGCGGGTGTCGAGCCGCTGCCCTCGGGCACGAGCGGCGATCACCGCCCCCGCGATCCGTGCCTGATATTTGCCCTGATGGGTGAGCAGGGCCCGGTGCGTGACGTCGCCGACCGCGTACAACCAGTCGCCGTCGACCGCATCCACGGTGAAGCTGTCGTCGGTGGTCAGCCATTGCCCCGGGCACAGGCCGACGGTGTCCAGGCCGACATCGTCGGTGCGGGGTGCGCGTCCGGTCGCGAGGAGCAGTTGGTCCGCGATCAGCTGGGTGCCGTCGGCGAGAGTGAGACGGACGCTGTCGTCGGGTTCGCCGACGCGTTCCGTGGCGGTGATGGTGGTGTCGAATCGCAGGTCGACACCGGCTTGGCGAAGACGGTCGGCGACCAGGTCCGCGGCGAAGTCCTCCACCCGGCCGAGTAGCCGTGATTCCCGGGCGATGAGGGTGACCCGCGCGCCCAATGCCTGCCAGGCGGCCGCCATCTCGGTGGCCACCACCCCCGCGCCGAGGATCGCGAGACGGCGCGGCACCTCCCGGGCGCTCGTGGCTTCGCGGCTGGTCCACGCCCGCACCGAGTCCAGGCCCGGTAGCGGTGGCAGGGCGGCGGTGGTGCCGGTACACACGACCACCGCGTGCCGGGCGAGCAACCGCACGGTGTCCCCGCCGGGGGTCCGGACCGCCACCCGGCGTGGTCCGTCGAGCCGGCCGTGCCCGCGCACGACATCGACGTGGACCGATTCGAGCCAGGTGATCTGGTCGCGGTCGTCCCAGTCCGCGGTCATGCGGTCACGATGTGTCAGCACCGCGGCCGCGTCCAGCGGGCCGGTGACCGCGGTGGCGACGCCGGGGAAACGTGCGGCTTCGCGGTAGAGCAGAGCCGGGCGCAGCAGGGCCTTACTGGGCTCGCAGGCCCAGTAGGAGCATTCGCCCCCGGCCAGTTCGGATTCGACGACCACGGTGGCCAGCCCGGCGGCGCGGGTGCGGTCGGCGACGTTCTCGCCGACCGGTCCGGCCCCGATGATCACCACGTCGTAGGTGTGGATGTGCGTGTCGGACATGGGGAATCGCTTTCGCGTCGATCAGCGGCCGGGGGCGCGCTGGGTGACTTCCTGCAGGAACCAGGCGTTGCCGTCCGGATCGGTGAACGCGGCGAACGAGCCGTAGCTGCGCCGCCGCGGGTCCGCGCCCGGTACCCGGCTCTCGGCGCCGGCGTGGTGGAACACGCCGGTGGCGTCACGGAACGGGCCCTCCACCACGACCCCGTGCCCGGTCAGCGCGGCGACGGCCTCCTCGATATCGGTGACGATCAGGTGGAGTCCGTGCAGGCTGCCGGGTGCGGCCTCGGTGAGGCCGGTACCGAAGATGATCGAGCACTCCGAACCGGGCGGGGTCACCTGGACGACCCGATAGCCGTCGTCGACCGGGAAGTCGGCGTCGAGCCGGAATCCGAGCTCGTCGGTATAGAAGGCCTTGGCGCGGTCGACGTCGGCGACGGGGAGTACGACGACTTCCAGCTTCATATCCATGATGTGTTCTCCTGCAGCGGTTCTCGGTTGCGCTCCCCACTGTCGCCGCCCGGCGCCGCCGAACGCATCCGTCGGATGACGCTGTGCGCGACGTAATCGCCGGACCGGCCGTCGGTCCGTAGTCCTCGGGCGTTCCCCTGTGTCGTGATCGCGCGTGCGCCCGTTCCCGTCGGGCGTCTTCATCAACGGCGCCGACGTGGCCGCGCACCGGTGCGGACTTCCGGCGCGATCGACCACGGTGCCGTCATGGTTTCGTCACCGCATTGCCCGACACGAGAGTCTCCGAGTGCGGGATGATCATCAACACGACTTCGTGCGGCAACTGCGAGCAGGGCACCGATCGGCAAGGCGGATCACACCGGACAAGGCACCTCGGACAGCAGAGGGCGACCGACGAAGGAGAACGAGGTGGCAACAGTCGCCGAGCGCATCCGGCAGCGCATCGATCGCGGCCGAGCAGCGGATCTGCGGGACGCCAGACTGTTCTTGTCCGCTGACACCTCCGCCGCCGACATCAGACTGTCGACCAGCGACTACCTGGCCTTATCCCGCGACAGCCGGATCACCGGCGCTATGACCGCGGCGCTGCTCGCCCCGGTCGAGTCCGGAACTCGCCCGCTGGCGCGCCGCCTGGCCGGCTACATGGGCGCCGGCGCGGCGGTGATGTGCCAGTCGGGCTGGGAGGCCAACATCGGTTTGCTGCAGGTCATAGCGGCGCCGGGAGTTCCGGTCCATATCGGCGAGTACTCCCACATGTCCTGGCGGCAGGCGGCGGCCGCCGCCGGCGCGCCGGCGCACACCTTCGCCCGCAACGATCCCGCCGAACTGGCTTCCCGGATCCACGCCCACGGCCCGGGCATCATCGCCGTCGACGCGATCGACAACACCACGGGCGCTCGCAGCCCCCTGGCCGAGCTGTGCGACGTCGCCGACGAGACCGGCTCCGTCCTCGTGGTCGACGAATCGCATTCGCTCGGCGTCGACGGCCCGCACGGGGCCGGTGCGGTGGCCGAGCTCGGGCTGACCCAGCGGATTCCGTTCCGCACAGCCAGTCTGGCCAAGGCATTCGTCGGACGAGCCGGAGTGGTCACCGCGCTGGACCCCGATTTCGCGCCCTATTTCGAGTCGGTGGCCTACCCCGCGATCTTCTCCACGGCTCTGCGCGCCCACGACATCGCGGGCCTTTCCGCCGCGCTGGACGTGATCCGGGCCGAGGACGGCCGCCGCACCCGGCTTCGCGAGATTGCCCACACCGTCCGCAACGCGCTCATCCACCTGGGTTCGGATATGGCGGGGGCGGACAGCCACATCGTGGCATTGCCCACCGGGACCGAAGCCGCCGGCAGAGCGGCCCGCGCGGTCCTGCAGGCGCACGGGGTGATCGGCGCCCCGTTCTGCCCGCCGGCCACCCCCCGCGGCCGCTGGCTGATCCGTCTGTCCCTGCACGCCGCGCTGACCGCCGGGCAGATCGAACGGATCATCACCGCATGCGAGCAGGTCCGCTCCCGAGCCGGACGGTGAGTCGGGGGCGCTGACCTCACCTCCCGTTCGTTCCGGCAGGCGCTGTTTGGCCTCACCGTCATCGGCTATTGCGGGAGCAGGTAGGCGGCGACTGCCGCCGACCATCTCGCGAAGGGAGACAGTCTTGAGCGCCACGGACAAAGCCAAGAACAAGCTCGATGATCTCGCAGGTCAGGCCAAGGAAAAGTTCGGTCAGGCGACCGGTGACAAGGACAAGAAGAATGAGGGCAAGGCCGATCAGGCCAAGTCCAATCTCAAAGACGCCGGCGAGAAGGTGAAAGACGCCTTCGACAAGTAGACCCTTGTCGGCTCTTCGGTGCGCTGTTCGAGTCGCCCGATCGTAGGACCGACCGCCGTGGCGGGGCCGGATATCCGGCCCCGCCACACGTGCGTTCCGGATGACCGGTCGTGGCCGGCCCGAATGACAGACGAACATCCGCCGCACAGTGGCGGATGAGTTGTGTCAGCAGGTCCGGTCCGGATGATGCAGGTCCAACAGCGCGCGTTCGACGATCTCACTGGGCGCGGGATGGACCCAGAGCGGCCGCTGTGCCAGTTGCTGCGCCCGGATCCCGAAACTCATGGCCACGACGAAGATTTGGATCAGCGTCGCGGCCTGTGGGCCGAGGATATGGGCCCCGACTATCTGCCCGTCGGCGTCGGTGAGCACCTTGCAGAAGCCGGTGTCGTCCCGGCACGCCCAGCCGTAGGCGATCCGGCGATAGTGGGCGACCCCGACCCGGTAGTCGAGACCCGCTGCGCGACACTGATTCTCCGTACGGCCGACCGCGGCGATCTGCGGGGTGGTGAACACCGCCGACGGTACCGGGACGTCGTCGACCGACACCGGGTCGTCCGGATGCAGCAGGTTGTGCGCGACGACGCGGGCTTCACGGTTGGCGACGTGTTTGAGCGGCACCGTGTCGCACGCGTCGCCCAGCGCGTAGATGCCCTCGGCGCTGGTGCGCCCGAATCGGTCGA
The genomic region above belongs to Nocardia spumae and contains:
- a CDS encoding dihydrolipoyl dehydrogenase family protein, which produces MSDTHIHTYDVVIIGAGPVGENVADRTRAAGLATVVVESELAGGECSYWACEPSKALLRPALLYREAARFPGVATAVTGPLDAAAVLTHRDRMTADWDDRDQITWLESVHVDVVRGHGRLDGPRRVAVRTPGGDTVRLLARHAVVVCTGTTAALPPLPGLDSVRAWTSREATSAREVPRRLAILGAGVVATEMAAAWQALGARVTLIARESRLLGRVEDFAADLVADRLRQAGVDLRFDTTITATERVGEPDDSVRLTLADGTQLIADQLLLATGRAPRTDDVGLDTVGLCPGQWLTTDDSFTVDAVDGDWLYAVGDVTHRALLTHQGKYQARIAGAVIAARARGQRLDTRRWSPHSATADHEAVPQVVFTDPEVAAVGLTTAEAARTGRAVDVVDYDIGRVAGAIQHDPEYRGRARILIDPRRQTIVGATFAGSGVAELLHSATIAITGEVPLDRLWHAVPAFPTISEVWLRLLETYRDRPGT
- a CDS encoding VOC family protein; this translates as MDMKLEVVVLPVADVDRAKAFYTDELGFRLDADFPVDDGYRVVQVTPPGSECSIIFGTGLTEAAPGSLHGLHLIVTDIEEAVAALTGHGVVVEGPFRDATGVFHHAGAESRVPGADPRRRSYGSFAAFTDPDGNAWFLQEVTQRAPGR
- a CDS encoding aminotransferase class I/II-fold pyridoxal phosphate-dependent enzyme; protein product: MATVAERIRQRIDRGRAADLRDARLFLSADTSAADIRLSTSDYLALSRDSRITGAMTAALLAPVESGTRPLARRLAGYMGAGAAVMCQSGWEANIGLLQVIAAPGVPVHIGEYSHMSWRQAAAAAGAPAHTFARNDPAELASRIHAHGPGIIAVDAIDNTTGARSPLAELCDVADETGSVLVVDESHSLGVDGPHGAGAVAELGLTQRIPFRTASLAKAFVGRAGVVTALDPDFAPYFESVAYPAIFSTALRAHDIAGLSAALDVIRAEDGRRTRLREIAHTVRNALIHLGSDMAGADSHIVALPTGTEAAGRAARAVLQAHGVIGAPFCPPATPRGRWLIRLSLHAALTAGQIERIITACEQVRSRAGR
- a CDS encoding CsbD family protein → MSATDKAKNKLDDLAGQAKEKFGQATGDKDKKNEGKADQAKSNLKDAGEKVKDAFDK